In the genome of Phycisphaerales bacterium, one region contains:
- a CDS encoding serine/threonine-protein phosphatase — protein sequence MGPVAAGAVPQPEGGDAHVAVPFACAEIWGGNRSVDQRFDLPGIRGRIFSQPSDGGRGGDLHYISLCNSGLLSRICLADVVGHGARVARAGDVLHRLLRRYMNSVDQRRVLRDLNRALEAEHPDEITTALALSYLPPTRLLSVSYAGHPPAWLYRVRTRRWEPLRPATAGLPRHGLHDLPLGVDPSTRFTRRMLRVIPGDRLLAITDGVLEAPGSDGTLFGVARLQRFLESSDGADADLLIDRLRTAIVQFSGNPALSHDDVTILLLEFMPGPPALGIWHMVRNRLLRRLMS from the coding sequence ATGGGTCCGGTCGCGGCGGGTGCCGTGCCACAACCCGAGGGTGGGGACGCACATGTCGCCGTACCATTCGCGTGCGCGGAAATCTGGGGTGGCAACCGCTCGGTGGACCAACGCTTTGATCTGCCGGGTATCCGGGGGCGGATTTTTTCACAGCCGAGCGATGGCGGCCGGGGAGGCGACCTGCACTACATCTCACTCTGCAACTCCGGGTTGCTTTCCCGCATCTGCCTCGCGGATGTCGTCGGGCACGGTGCGCGCGTCGCACGGGCAGGCGATGTACTGCATCGCCTGCTGCGGCGGTACATGAACAGTGTCGATCAGCGGCGTGTGCTGCGCGATCTCAATCGGGCGCTCGAAGCCGAGCACCCGGATGAGATTACAACGGCATTGGCGCTGAGTTACCTACCCCCGACGCGGTTGCTGTCGGTGAGCTATGCCGGTCACCCGCCGGCCTGGCTTTACCGCGTCCGGACCCGCCGTTGGGAACCGCTCCGGCCCGCTACGGCCGGATTGCCGCGACACGGACTCCACGACCTGCCGCTCGGGGTGGACCCCAGTACACGGTTTACGCGGCGGATGCTGCGCGTCATCCCAGGCGATCGCCTGCTCGCGATCACGGACGGAGTACTGGAGGCGCCCGGGTCGGACGGCACCCTTTTCGGGGTGGCGCGCTTGCAGCGTTTCCTCGAATCTTCCGATGGGGCAGATGCAGACCTGCTGATCGACCGGCTGCGGACAGCGATTGTACAATTCAGCGGGAATCCGGCCCTGTCACACGATGATGTGACGATTCTGCTGCTCGAATTCATGCCTGGGCCGCCAGCCCTGGGAATCTGGCACATGGTTCGCAATCGACTGCTCCGTCGCCTGATGAGCTGA
- a CDS encoding ferredoxin produces MSKYKIEIDRDLCIGDGACCGEAPNAIEMDGDNIAIVTNVDSHTPEELLAAAQICPVDAIIVTDNETGERVHPK; encoded by the coding sequence ATGTCGAAGTACAAGATTGAGATCGATCGGGACTTGTGCATCGGTGACGGCGCCTGCTGTGGCGAAGCCCCGAACGCGATCGAAATGGACGGGGATAACATCGCTATCGTGACCAACGTGGATTCACACACGCCCGAGGAATTGCTCGCGGCGGCGCAAATCTGCCCGGTCGACGCTATTATCGTGACGGACAACGAGACCGGCGAGCGGGTCCACCCGAAGTAG
- a CDS encoding RimK family protein, whose translation MTTLVVVDNPKTWHLKLPDVAVVSARAYLTDPQYSQLRGVKVFNLCKSYRYQSAGYYVSLLAMARRHKVLPGIVTIQDMKALSITRIMADDVSHEIQRLLKPLKSDVFVLSIYFGRNLAHRYDELSQRLFRLFPAPLMRIELERRDGEWRVSSVHPLAASDIPPAHYQFVEEAARAFFQRNRMPTRQQDRSRYDLAILVNRTERFAPSDKVALRKIEAAARRHDLTVEFIERDDYGRLAEFDALLIRETTAVNHHTYRFARRAVAEGLVVIDDPDSIAQCTNKVYLAELLGRHKIATPKTLIVHRDNGEEVRAAVGLPCILKQPDSSFSQGVVKVADEIELAAALERLLDSSDLVIAQEFMPTEFDWRIGVLDREPLYACKYFMAKSHWQIAKNEADSVHYGPVEAVPLDSVPPVVLNTAVRAARLIGDGLYGVDVKHIGSRAYIIEVNDNPTIDGGNEDRILGDELYDRLIRVFVKRLQSRSNGASRSPA comes from the coding sequence GTGACCACGCTCGTCGTGGTGGACAACCCGAAAACCTGGCATCTGAAACTCCCCGATGTCGCGGTGGTCTCCGCGCGCGCCTATCTCACCGACCCGCAATACAGCCAGCTCCGCGGCGTGAAGGTGTTCAACCTCTGCAAGTCGTATCGCTACCAGAGTGCGGGTTACTACGTATCGCTGCTGGCCATGGCGCGGCGCCACAAGGTGCTGCCCGGTATCGTCACCATCCAGGACATGAAGGCCCTCTCGATTACCCGGATCATGGCGGACGACGTCAGCCACGAGATCCAGCGCCTGCTCAAGCCGCTCAAGTCCGATGTCTTCGTGCTCAGCATCTACTTTGGGCGAAACCTCGCGCATCGCTACGATGAACTCAGCCAGCGGCTATTCCGGTTGTTCCCGGCCCCGCTGATGCGGATCGAGCTGGAGCGCCGCGACGGTGAATGGCGCGTGAGTAGTGTGCACCCCCTCGCGGCGAGCGACATACCCCCGGCGCATTACCAGTTCGTCGAAGAGGCCGCCCGCGCGTTCTTCCAGCGTAACCGCATGCCCACGCGCCAGCAGGACCGCTCGCGCTACGACCTTGCCATCCTGGTCAACCGTACCGAGCGCTTCGCCCCGTCGGACAAGGTCGCGCTGCGGAAGATCGAGGCCGCGGCGCGGCGCCACGACCTCACCGTGGAGTTCATCGAGCGCGACGACTACGGCCGGCTGGCGGAGTTCGATGCCCTGCTCATCCGCGAGACTACGGCGGTCAACCATCACACTTACCGCTTCGCGCGCCGCGCCGTCGCGGAGGGGCTGGTGGTGATCGACGATCCGGATTCGATCGCCCAATGTACGAACAAGGTCTATCTGGCGGAACTCCTGGGGCGCCACAAGATCGCCACTCCCAAGACTTTGATCGTGCATCGCGACAACGGCGAAGAAGTGCGTGCGGCCGTCGGTCTGCCCTGTATTCTCAAGCAGCCAGACAGCTCCTTCTCCCAGGGCGTTGTGAAGGTTGCCGACGAGATCGAGTTGGCAGCAGCCCTGGAGCGTCTGCTCGATTCCTCCGACCTCGTCATCGCGCAGGAGTTCATGCCGACGGAGTTCGACTGGCGCATCGGTGTGCTGGACCGCGAACCGCTCTATGCCTGCAAGTACTTCATGGCCAAGTCCCATTGGCAAATCGCCAAGAACGAAGCCGACAGCGTGCACTATGGTCCGGTCGAGGCCGTACCGCTCGACAGCGTGCCGCCGGTTGTGCTCAACACGGCCGTGCGTGCGGCACGCCTGATCGGCGACGGGCTCTATGGCGTCGACGTGAAGCACATTGGCAGCCGGGCCTACATTATCGAGGTGAATGACAACCCCACGATCGACGGCGGCAACGAGGACCGCATCCTCGGCGATGAACTCTACGACCGGTTGATCCGGGTCTTTGTGAAGCGGCTTCAAAGCCGAAGCAACGGTGCGTCCCGGAGCCCGGCGTGA
- a CDS encoding glutamate--cysteine ligase — protein MSAPYHLFQCYGVELEYMLVDRARLAVWPGADRLLAEEAGPGASDAERGALDWSNELVAHVIELKTAGPVPALAGLVEAFQEEVRYINERLAPHGACLLPTAMHPTMDPQRETRLWPHAYNEVYATFDRIFDCRGHGWANLQSAHLNLPFADDAEFGRLHAAVRVLLPILAALTASSPICEGRLTGFLDTRLEVYRHNARRVPRVSGQVIPEQAFTWQEYMERILAPLYEDLAPHDPEGVLRYEWINARGAIARFDRQTIELRVLDTQECPAADLAVLDFIVRVLRDLVAERWAPLDLLQNWEVAPLAELFLATLRDAGATPLRTPGYAELFGLDHASAPTVGALWTHLFEAVYPAAERVAPACAPLRVILSEGCLAARIRRALGAAPDGAMIDAVYRRLAECLQTGSVFQ, from the coding sequence GTGAGTGCCCCGTACCACCTGTTCCAGTGCTACGGCGTCGAGCTGGAGTACATGCTCGTGGACCGCGCGCGGTTGGCGGTCTGGCCGGGGGCGGATCGACTGCTCGCCGAAGAAGCGGGGCCGGGCGCTTCGGATGCGGAGCGTGGCGCGCTGGACTGGTCGAACGAACTCGTGGCGCACGTGATCGAACTGAAAACCGCCGGACCGGTGCCGGCACTCGCCGGCCTCGTGGAAGCGTTCCAGGAAGAGGTGCGCTACATCAACGAGCGGCTCGCACCGCACGGGGCCTGCCTCTTGCCGACCGCGATGCACCCGACCATGGACCCGCAGCGCGAAACGCGCCTGTGGCCGCACGCCTACAACGAGGTGTACGCAACATTCGACCGCATCTTCGACTGTCGCGGACATGGTTGGGCGAATCTGCAGAGCGCCCATCTGAACCTGCCCTTCGCCGATGATGCGGAGTTCGGCCGGTTGCATGCCGCTGTTCGCGTGCTGCTGCCAATTCTGGCGGCACTGACGGCCAGTTCACCCATCTGCGAAGGCCGCCTGACCGGCTTCCTCGACACGCGGCTGGAAGTGTACCGGCACAATGCGCGCCGTGTTCCGCGTGTCAGTGGCCAGGTTATCCCCGAGCAGGCGTTCACCTGGCAGGAGTACATGGAGCGCATTCTGGCGCCGCTCTACGAGGATCTCGCGCCCCACGATCCCGAGGGTGTCCTGCGTTACGAATGGATCAACGCGCGCGGCGCCATCGCCCGGTTCGACCGCCAGACGATCGAGCTGCGAGTCCTCGATACCCAGGAGTGTCCAGCCGCGGACCTCGCGGTGCTGGATTTCATCGTCCGTGTCCTGCGCGACCTCGTGGCCGAGCGCTGGGCGCCGCTCGACCTGCTGCAGAACTGGGAAGTGGCACCGCTCGCCGAGTTGTTCCTCGCGACGTTGCGAGATGCCGGCGCGACACCGCTGCGCACGCCCGGCTATGCGGAGCTCTTTGGGCTGGATCACGCCAGTGCGCCGACCGTCGGCGCGCTTTGGACACACTTGTTTGAGGCCGTGTACCCGGCCGCCGAGCGGGTTGCGCCGGCCTGTGCTCCGCTCCGGGTCATCCTGTCCGAGGGCTGTCTAGCGGCCCGGATTCGGCGCGCGCTGGGCGCTGCACCCGACGGAGCCATGATCGACGCGGTCTATCGCCGGTTGGCCGAATGCCTGCAAACGGGAAGCGTGTTTCAATAG
- a CDS encoding peptidylprolyl isomerase, producing the protein MRQTLILAAGVVALAIATSVADEPQPEQKPQPEEKPLTTNPAPSIDQMPPARVKLETTLGDIVLELDAKRAPHSVSNFLHYVKDGHYAGTIFHRVIPTFMIQGGGYDADLREKGKLRAPIKNEWQNGLKNVRGSIAMARTNAPDSATAQFFINVVDNAALDMARPQTGNAAYAVFGKVVDGMDVVDKIRDTPTKEDDRLPMGPVVPVEPVVIKSATIVGTYDLEALDAAIKAQEAK; encoded by the coding sequence ATGCGACAGACCCTGATCCTTGCGGCCGGCGTGGTCGCGCTCGCCATCGCAACCAGTGTGGCCGATGAGCCGCAGCCGGAGCAGAAACCGCAACCCGAGGAGAAGCCGTTGACCACGAACCCCGCCCCCAGCATCGACCAGATGCCGCCCGCCCGCGTGAAGCTGGAGACGACCCTGGGTGACATTGTGCTGGAGCTTGATGCCAAACGCGCGCCGCATTCCGTCAGCAACTTCCTGCACTATGTGAAGGACGGCCACTACGCGGGGACGATCTTCCACCGCGTCATACCGACCTTCATGATCCAGGGCGGCGGCTACGACGCCGATTTACGGGAAAAGGGCAAGCTGCGCGCGCCGATCAAGAACGAGTGGCAAAACGGCCTCAAGAACGTGCGGGGCAGCATCGCGATGGCACGAACCAACGCCCCGGACTCCGCCACGGCTCAGTTTTTCATCAACGTGGTTGATAATGCCGCTCTCGACATGGCTCGTCCGCAGACCGGCAACGCCGCCTATGCCGTCTTCGGCAAGGTGGTCGACGGCATGGACGTGGTGGACAAGATTCGCGATACGCCCACGAAGGAAGACGATCGTCTGCCGATGGGGCCGGTCGTGCCCGTCGAACCCGTCGTCATCAAGTCCGCCACGATCGTAGGAACGTACGATCTCGAAGCGCTGGATGCGGCGATCAAGGCGCAGGAAGCGAAATAG
- a CDS encoding glycosyltransferase: MSAKPRIMMISTHGYVSAVPELGKPDTGGQVVYVLELSKCLARLGYSVDILTRRFEQQPKSEALDDRCRVLRFPCGGNAFIGKETLCDHIPEWVEHVRSIVHAKKLKYTSIVTHYWDAGLAGQALSEQLGVPHIHVPHSIGAWKRDNMDGDPAENERKYNFKRRIRDEKAIYDACDGLIATTPQQRDILVRGAYDVPRDKIYVVPPGYDDTRFYPVSIASRAALKREHGYEGRIVLALGRMAANKGYDLLIRAMVPVCQRVPDARLLLAAGSTDPTPREREQIGELRALASELGIADRIHFHDYIGDDELADYYRLADVFALSSRYEPFGMTAVEAMACGTPAVITTEGGLWEQVIWGLEAIYANPFDHEAYGHALCQVLLHERIAHQLARYGTHKARASFTWMGIAQQVLAVLQGFRMRTGESRARVEHIGSLEFTTPTAAGSAATSAGVLLPRLPN, translated from the coding sequence ATGTCAGCCAAGCCGCGCATTATGATGATTTCGACTCACGGCTACGTATCCGCAGTGCCCGAACTGGGCAAGCCCGACACCGGCGGTCAAGTGGTCTACGTTCTGGAACTGAGCAAATGTCTGGCCCGGCTCGGCTATTCGGTGGATATCCTGACGCGCCGCTTCGAACAGCAGCCCAAGAGCGAGGCGCTGGATGATCGCTGCCGCGTTCTGCGCTTTCCCTGTGGCGGAAATGCGTTCATCGGCAAGGAGACGCTCTGTGACCACATTCCCGAATGGGTGGAGCACGTGCGCAGCATCGTCCACGCGAAGAAGCTGAAGTACACCTCAATCGTGACCCACTACTGGGATGCCGGGCTCGCCGGGCAGGCCCTGAGTGAGCAGCTCGGTGTTCCCCACATTCACGTGCCGCACTCGATCGGCGCGTGGAAGCGCGACAACATGGACGGCGATCCGGCGGAGAATGAGCGCAAGTACAATTTCAAGCGGCGCATCCGGGACGAGAAGGCCATCTACGATGCGTGCGACGGGCTTATTGCGACGACACCACAGCAGCGCGACATCCTGGTGCGCGGCGCCTACGACGTACCGCGCGACAAAATCTACGTTGTGCCACCCGGCTACGACGACACGCGGTTCTACCCCGTCTCGATCGCGAGTCGCGCAGCGCTGAAGCGCGAGCACGGGTACGAAGGCCGGATCGTCCTCGCGCTGGGGCGGATGGCGGCCAACAAGGGCTATGACCTGCTGATTCGGGCGATGGTGCCGGTGTGCCAGCGCGTGCCGGACGCCCGGCTACTGCTGGCAGCCGGATCGACCGACCCCACACCGCGCGAGCGGGAGCAGATCGGCGAGCTCAGAGCACTCGCGAGCGAGCTGGGTATCGCGGATCGAATTCACTTCCACGACTACATCGGCGACGATGAACTGGCGGACTACTACCGGCTCGCAGACGTGTTCGCGCTGAGCAGCCGGTACGAGCCGTTCGGCATGACGGCGGTCGAGGCCATGGCCTGCGGCACACCGGCGGTGATCACGACCGAGGGTGGGCTGTGGGAGCAGGTGATCTGGGGGCTCGAGGCCATCTACGCAAACCCCTTCGACCACGAGGCCTATGGTCACGCCCTGTGCCAGGTCCTGCTGCACGAGCGTATTGCACACCAGCTCGCCCGTTATGGCACGCACAAGGCCCGCGCGAGCTTCACCTGGATGGGCATCGCCCAGCAGGTTCTGGCCGTGCTGCAGGGTTTCCGCATGCGCACCGGCGAGAGCCGGGCACGCGTGGAGCATATCGGCAGTCTGGAGTTCACCACACCGACGGCCGCCGGCTCCGCCGCGACTTCCGCCGGTGTGCTCTTGCCCAGACTGCCGAACTGA
- a CDS encoding heme-copper oxidase subunit III, protein MHPHSPQVHDRDRSARVLLFALVVAMLAVGLGAALAFYFIMRARAAVWPPPGTPPLPAVGLWISTALLLATSAALHTAVRAARADRQPRLRMLLVTTAVLAVGFLISQGWNWLTALSADLAPGLNLYAATFYLLTALHAAHIVGGLVPLGIVLARGFHGRYRPTMLQGLQFCAWYWHFLDVVWLLMLFALFLRVG, encoded by the coding sequence GTGCATCCGCATTCGCCGCAGGTTCATGATCGTGACCGTTCAGCCCGCGTGCTGTTGTTCGCGCTGGTCGTGGCCATGCTGGCCGTGGGGCTCGGGGCGGCCCTCGCCTTCTACTTCATCATGCGGGCGCGGGCCGCAGTCTGGCCGCCGCCCGGGACGCCGCCCCTGCCGGCCGTCGGTCTGTGGATCAGCACCGCCCTCCTGCTCGCGACGAGCGCCGCACTGCACACGGCGGTGCGCGCCGCGCGCGCGGATCGACAACCGCGGCTGCGCATGCTACTGGTGACGACCGCCGTACTGGCCGTGGGCTTTCTCATCAGCCAGGGGTGGAACTGGCTGACGGCGCTGTCCGCTGACCTGGCACCGGGCCTGAACCTCTACGCGGCGACGTTCTACCTGCTGACAGCCCTGCATGCGGCACACATCGTCGGCGGCCTGGTGCCGCTCGGGATCGTGCTGGCGCGTGGTTTCCACGGCCGGTATCGTCCAACGATGCTGCAGGGGCTGCAATTCTGTGCGTGGTACTGGCACTTCCTCGACGTGGTGTGGCTGTTGATGCTGTTCGCGCTGTTTCTGCGCGTCGGCTGA
- a CDS encoding cytochrome C oxidase subunit IV family protein encodes MNPSPPTTAGHGHGAGQVMHLIPLWVMAVVLLALLVLTVITVASVWLIDLGAAGNVWMAMIIATIKSALVVLYFMHLRYEKPFIAVVLISALAFVALFVGFALMDGGQYRGYIAEYRHAGATEAEIDARYARDLAE; translated from the coding sequence ATGAACCCTTCCCCCCCCACGACCGCCGGCCACGGCCACGGTGCCGGGCAGGTCATGCACCTGATCCCCCTGTGGGTGATGGCCGTGGTGCTGCTGGCCCTGCTCGTGCTGACGGTCATCACGGTCGCCTCGGTGTGGCTGATCGATCTCGGTGCCGCCGGCAACGTGTGGATGGCGATGATCATCGCCACGATCAAGTCCGCTCTGGTGGTGCTCTACTTCATGCACTTGCGCTACGAGAAGCCCTTCATCGCAGTGGTCCTGATCAGCGCACTGGCCTTCGTGGCACTCTTTGTCGGGTTCGCACTGATGGATGGCGGTCAGTACCGGGGCTACATCGCCGAGTACCGCCACGCGGGCGCCACCGAAGCCGAGATCGACGCCCGCTACGCGCGCGACCTGGCCGAATGA
- a CDS encoding cytochrome c oxidase subunit 3, whose translation MASVPPASTATSGQHDAHTAHPPFLAHHFDTPQQQFDSATLGMWLFVATEILMFSGLFCAYAYFRMQHPEIFTEAYKRHYLSVSWGAVNTVVLLVSSFTMATAVWAAQTGRRQTLIAMLTLTLLCAAGFLGVKYIEYSKKIEKGLLWGKLFNPKTYSGSYGHELDAVAAYAEPPAPAAAPVEAEAAPPADPDAVSATFTAPAAAPTGALPADVESVRLTAEEKVRNMHIFFGIYYVMTGLHGVHVVAGMIAIGWLLVGACLGRFTPAYFTPVPMVGLYWHVVDLVWIYLFPLLYLIH comes from the coding sequence ATGGCGAGCGTACCCCCGGCCTCCACGGCCACATCCGGGCAGCACGATGCGCATACGGCGCACCCGCCGTTCCTCGCGCACCATTTCGACACGCCGCAGCAGCAGTTCGATTCGGCTACGCTCGGCATGTGGTTGTTCGTCGCGACCGAAATCCTGATGTTCAGCGGGTTGTTCTGCGCGTACGCATACTTCCGGATGCAGCACCCGGAGATCTTCACCGAAGCGTATAAACGGCACTACCTGAGTGTATCTTGGGGGGCGGTGAACACGGTTGTGCTGCTGGTGAGCAGCTTCACGATGGCCACTGCCGTGTGGGCCGCTCAGACCGGCCGGCGACAGACGCTCATCGCCATGCTCACGCTGACGCTGCTGTGCGCGGCCGGGTTCCTCGGGGTGAAATACATCGAGTATTCGAAAAAGATCGAAAAGGGATTGCTCTGGGGCAAGCTCTTCAACCCCAAGACCTACAGCGGCAGTTATGGCCATGAACTCGACGCGGTGGCAGCGTATGCCGAACCCCCGGCTCCGGCCGCCGCCCCGGTCGAAGCAGAAGCCGCTCCGCCGGCCGACCCCGACGCCGTCAGCGCAACCTTTACCGCGCCGGCGGCAGCCCCCACGGGCGCCCTGCCGGCCGACGTCGAGAGCGTGCGGCTGACGGCCGAGGAGAAGGTGCGGAACATGCACATCTTCTTCGGCATCTACTACGTCATGACCGGGCTGCACGGCGTCCACGTGGTCGCCGGCATGATCGCGATCGGCTGGCTGCTGGTGGGCGCTTGTCTGGGGCGCTTCACGCCCGCGTACTTCACACCCGTGCCGATGGTCGGGTTGTACTGGCACGTGGTCGACCTGGTCTGGATCTACCTGTTTCCGCTGCTGTACCTGATTCACTAG
- a CDS encoding cbb3-type cytochrome c oxidase subunit I, whose product MSAMDPGIGRVDGDNYLNRTSGILSWLLTIDHKRIGVMYLVAILGAFFLGGVFAILVRTELLSPERVIVDADYYNKLFTLHGAVMTFLVIIPGIPAALGNFVLPIMLGAKDLAFPKINLASFHLWVLGAVLAVVSIVMGSVDTGWTFYVPYATTTTIGGGVLPILIGVFVLGFSSIFTGLNFIVTIHKLRPPGMTWFRLPLFLWALYATAVIQILATPVLAITVLLLMVEYGLNIGIFNPAMGGDPVLYQHFFWFYSHPAVYIMILPAMGVVSEIISIFSRKHIFGYTFIAFSSIAIAIFGFFVWGHHMFVSGQSTMLTAIFSLLTYSVSIPSAVKVFNWLATMHGGSISLRTPMLYALAFIFIFGIGGLTGLFLGALATDVHLHDSYFVVAHFHYVMMGSTLLAMIAGIHHWWPKMTGRMYNETAGIIAWALVFIGTNLTFFPQFFLGTHGMPRRYYHYQPEFQFLHILSSVGSYLMAAGFVLTAIYLLHSLFEGRRAPANPWGGATLDWQCSSPPPTENFASTPTVGDPYDYDDIQYDPQIDGYVKTARLPGKTARGGH is encoded by the coding sequence ATGAGTGCGATGGATCCCGGCATCGGCCGCGTGGACGGCGACAACTACCTGAACCGTACGAGCGGGATACTGTCCTGGCTGCTCACGATCGATCACAAGCGGATCGGCGTGATGTACCTGGTGGCGATCCTCGGCGCGTTCTTCCTGGGTGGGGTGTTCGCAATCCTGGTGCGGACGGAGTTGCTGTCGCCCGAGCGCGTGATCGTCGACGCGGACTACTACAACAAGCTTTTCACCCTGCACGGCGCGGTGATGACCTTCCTCGTGATCATCCCCGGCATTCCGGCGGCGCTCGGGAACTTCGTCCTGCCGATCATGCTGGGGGCCAAGGACCTGGCGTTTCCAAAGATCAACCTGGCCAGTTTCCACCTGTGGGTGCTGGGCGCAGTGCTGGCCGTCGTCTCGATCGTCATGGGCAGTGTGGATACGGGCTGGACGTTCTACGTGCCCTACGCGACTACGACGACGATCGGCGGTGGTGTGCTGCCGATCCTGATCGGCGTATTCGTCCTGGGATTCAGCTCGATCTTCACGGGGCTGAACTTCATCGTCACGATTCACAAGCTGCGGCCGCCGGGGATGACGTGGTTTCGGCTACCGCTGTTCCTCTGGGCGCTGTATGCGACGGCGGTGATCCAGATCCTGGCGACCCCCGTACTGGCGATCACCGTGCTGCTGCTGATGGTGGAGTACGGGTTGAACATCGGCATCTTCAACCCGGCGATGGGCGGGGACCCGGTGCTGTACCAGCACTTCTTCTGGTTCTACTCGCACCCGGCCGTGTACATCATGATCCTGCCGGCCATGGGCGTGGTAAGCGAGATCATCTCGATCTTCAGCCGGAAGCACATCTTCGGCTATACCTTCATCGCTTTCAGCAGCATCGCGATCGCGATCTTCGGCTTCTTCGTGTGGGGGCACCACATGTTCGTCAGCGGGCAGTCGACGATGCTGACCGCGATTTTCAGTCTGCTCACGTACAGTGTTTCGATTCCGTCCGCGGTGAAGGTCTTCAACTGGCTGGCGACGATGCACGGCGGCTCGATCTCTTTGCGGACGCCGATGTTGTACGCGCTGGCGTTCATCTTCATCTTCGGCATCGGCGGGCTGACGGGGCTGTTCCTCGGTGCACTGGCGACCGACGTGCACCTGCACGACTCCTACTTCGTGGTGGCGCACTTCCACTACGTGATGATGGGCAGCACGCTGCTGGCGATGATTGCCGGCATCCACCACTGGTGGCCGAAGATGACCGGGCGGATGTACAACGAGACGGCGGGCATCATCGCCTGGGCGCTGGTGTTCATCGGCACGAACCTGACGTTCTTCCCGCAGTTCTTCCTCGGCACGCACGGCATGCCGCGGCGGTACTACCACTACCAGCCGGAGTTCCAGTTCCTGCACATCCTTTCGTCGGTGGGCTCCTACCTGATGGCAGCGGGTTTCGTCCTGACAGCCATCTACCTGCTACACTCCCTGTTCGAAGGGCGGCGGGCACCGGCGAACCCGTGGGGTGGCGCGACGCTGGACTGGCAGTGCAGTTCGCCGCCACCGACCGAGAATTTCGCGTCGACACCAACGGTCGGTGACCCCTACGACTACGACGATATCCAGTACGACCCCCAGATCGACGGCTATGTAAAAACGGCCCGACTGCCGGGAAAGACTGCCCGCGGCGGTCATTGA
- a CDS encoding SCO family protein encodes MITVPMLAWALWAAGAGAPLLAQTPPADVAPTEPPTATTEEPGDPRWLAPDRTMPLPEVFVGVGVTEHTGAQLPLDLPFRDHTGKLVKLGDYFDGKRPVILTLNYYRCPQLCTLQLNSMVDTLRDLDWQPGQQYRILTISFDPLEPPELAAAKRRSYLDYFNRPEAVEGWHFLVGRKQSIDPVLETTGFGVRFDPSSGEWAHAAALILCTPDGRISRYLVNVTYEPRTVRLSLVEASEGKVGSPLDHIMLFCFHFDGEGYALSAFRVAQVGGGMTAVSLGIFLTVLWWRERRRRAKVVMADL; translated from the coding sequence ATGATCACCGTGCCGATGCTCGCGTGGGCGCTATGGGCCGCTGGGGCGGGTGCGCCGCTGCTTGCGCAAACGCCGCCGGCGGACGTCGCGCCAACCGAGCCGCCCACCGCCACAACGGAAGAACCGGGTGATCCGCGCTGGCTGGCGCCGGATCGGACCATGCCGCTACCCGAGGTCTTTGTCGGTGTCGGAGTCACGGAGCACACCGGTGCGCAATTGCCGCTGGACCTCCCTTTCCGAGATCACACCGGCAAACTTGTGAAGCTGGGTGATTACTTCGATGGGAAGCGCCCCGTCATACTGACACTGAACTATTATCGCTGCCCGCAGCTCTGCACACTGCAACTCAACAGCATGGTGGATACGCTCCGGGATTTGGACTGGCAGCCCGGGCAGCAGTACCGCATCCTGACGATCAGCTTTGACCCGCTCGAACCACCGGAACTCGCGGCCGCCAAGCGCCGCTCTTACCTGGACTACTTCAATCGGCCGGAAGCGGTGGAGGGCTGGCATTTTCTGGTCGGTCGCAAACAGAGCATTGACCCGGTGCTGGAGACGACCGGCTTCGGTGTGCGTTTTGACCCGTCGAGCGGTGAATGGGCGCATGCCGCCGCGCTGATCCTCTGCACACCGGATGGACGGATTTCCCGCTACCTCGTGAACGTGACGTATGAGCCGCGGACCGTGCGTCTTTCGCTGGTGGAGGCGTCGGAAGGCAAGGTCGGGTCGCCGCTCGACCACATCATGCTGTTCTGCTTCCACTTCGATGGCGAGGGGTATGCGTTGTCCGCTTTTCGCGTGGCGCAGGTGGGCGGCGGGATGACGGCCGTGTCCTTGGGGATTTTTCTGACCGTGCTCTGGTGGCGGGAACGCCGCCGCCGGGCCAAGGTGGTGATGGCGGACCTATGA